From the Bombus pascuorum chromosome 7, iyBomPasc1.1, whole genome shotgun sequence genome, one window contains:
- the LOC132908673 gene encoding ras-related protein Rab-10 → MAKKTYDLLFKLLLIGDSGVGKTCILFRFSDDAFSTTFISTIGIDFKIKTVELRGKKIKLQIWDTAGQERFHTITTSYYRGAMGIMLVYDITNEKTFENIVKWLRNIDEHANEDVEKMILGNKSDMEDKRVVSTGRGEAIAREHGIRFMETSAKADINIDRAFNELTEAILEKTHGKEPQDAPDRVTVDRRVERNSNRCC, encoded by the exons ATGGCAAAAAAGACGTACGATCTGTTGTTCAAGTTGCTGCTGATCGGTGATTCCGGAGTTGGCAAAACTTGTATATTGTTTAGATTTTCGGACGATGCATTTTCGACGACATTTATTTCCACAATAG GTATCGATTTTAAAATCAAGACAGTGGAAttaagaggaaagaaaatcaAGTTACAGATATG GGATACAGCCGGTCAAGAAAGATTTCATACTATTACTACATCATATTACAGAGGTGCAATGGGTATTATGCTTGTTTATGACATTACTAATGAAAAgacatttgaaaatattgttaaatggCTGAGAAATATCGACGAA cacGCGAATGAAGATGTGGAGAAGATGATACTGGGAAACAAAAGCGATATGGAAGACAAACGTGTTGTTAGCACAGGAAGAGGGGAAGCG ATAGCGCGAGAACATGGAATCAGATTTATGGAAACATCTGCGAAAGCAGATATTAATATTGACCGTGCATTTAATGAATTAACCGAAGCAATATTGGAGAAAACTCATGGAAAGGAACCGCAAGATGCTCCTGATAGAGTAACGGTTGATCGAAGGGTGGAAAGAAATTCTAATCGGTGCTGCtaa
- the LOC132908653 gene encoding uridine-cytidine kinase-like 1 isoform X1, with the protein MAAKMQHFDPPSSASSESDDTEVCLDEKEILIADELCEDAERCRRSDIGTPTPQSPRPPSTGSQRSPRSRRQRTTSLSQSSKKTSAESILRSKTRTIYTAGRPPWYNSAGQQVEPFVIGICGGSASGKTTVATKIIESLDVPWVTLLSMDSFYKVLNEKQHDMAARNEYNFDHPDAFDFELLKTTLQRLKEGRMVEVPIYNFVTHRRESRTKTMYGANVIIFEGILTFYNVDVLKMCDMKVFVDTDADVRLARRLRRDISQRGRDLEGVLKQYSTMVQPAFYYYIAPFMVHADIIVPRGGDNEVAIELIVQHVHTQLQLRGFKLREKLAHSYIGQPLPSSLYLLPDTPQIKGLHTFIRNKETYRDEFIFYSKRLIRLVIEYALSLLPFEDVRVETPQGVLYHGKRAATDKICGVSILRAGETMEQAVRDVCKDIRIGKILIQTNQQTGEPELYYLRLPKDIKDYKVILMDATVATGAAAIMAIRVLLDHDVAEENVLLVSLLMAESGVHSIAYAFPRVKIVTSALDPVINEKFYVLPGIGNFGDRYFGTEPSTIED; encoded by the exons ATGGCAGCTAAAATGCAACACTTTGATCCACCCAGCTCAGCGAGTTCTGAAAG CGACGATACCGAAGTGTGTTTGGACgagaaggaaattttaattgctgACGAGTTGTGCGAGGATGCTGAGCGTTGTAGACGTTCTGATATTGGGACACCTACTCCACAATCTCCAAGGCCACCTTCCACGG GTTCTCAGAGATCACCAAGATCAAGAAGGCAGCGTACTACTAGTCTATCTCAGTCTAGCAAAAAAACTTCTGCAGAGTCTATCCTTAGAAGTAAAACAAGAACAATATACACAGCTGGTAGACCACCATGGTACAATTCAGCTGGGCAGCAAGTAGAACCTTTTGTAATTG GTATTTGTGGGGGCAGTGCGTCTGGAAAAACCACAGTTGCGACAAAAATTATAGAATCTCTAGATGTACCTTGGGTAACACTTCTTAGCATGGATTCATTTTACAAA gttttaaatgaaaaacaacACGACATGGCTGCGCGGAACGAGTACAATTTCGATCATCCCGACGCGTTCGATTTTGAGTTACTTAAAACAACGCTACAGCGTTTAAAGGAAGGTAGAATGGTGGAAGTTCCTAtctataattttgtaacaCATCGCAGAGAAAGTAGAACT aaaacaatGTATGGTGCCAATGTGATTATATTTGAGGGAATATTGACGTTCTACAATGTCGACGTTCTGAAG ATGTGCGACATGAAGGTGTTTGTTGATACTGATGCTGATGTGAGGCTTGCTCGAAGATTACGTAGAGATATATCGCAAAGAGGCAGGGACTTGGAGGGTGTGCTAAAGCAATATAGTACTATGGTGCAACccgctttttattattatatagctCCATTCATGGTTCACGCGGATATTATCGTACCTCGTGGCGGAGATAACGAAGTCGCGATAGAACTCATTGTACAGCACGTACATACTCAGCTTCAACTG AGGGGTTTCAAACTCAGAGAAAAATTAGCTCATTCTTATATTGGTCAGCCATTGCCATCTTCTCTCTACCTGCTTCCAGATACACCACAGATAAAGGGTCTCCACACATTtataagaaacaaagaaacatacagagatgaatttatattttattccaaacGTCTAATACGTTTGGTTATCGAGTACGCGTTGTCTCTTCTACCTTTCGag GATGTAAGAGTAGAAACACCACAAGGAGTATTATATCACGGAAAACGCGCAGCTACGGATAAAATATGCGGTGTTTCCATTTTGCGTGCCGGTGAAACTATGGAACAAGCTGTTAGGGACGTATGCAAAGATATTAGAATAGGAAAGATACTTATACAAACCAACCAACAGACTGGAGAACCAGAG CTTTATTACCTTCGATTACCAAAAGATATCAAAGACTACAAAGTGATATTAATGGATGCAACAGTAGCAACGGGTGCAGCAGCCATTATGGCTATCAGAGTTTTATTGGATCATGATGTTGCTGAGGAGAACGTGTTGCTCGTATCTCTACTTATGGCAGAATCAGGAGTACACTCGATAGCTTACGCATTTCCACGCGTAAAAATTGTGACGTCTGCCTTAGATCCTGTGATAAATGAGAAGTTCTACGTATTGCCTGGTATCGGTAACTTTGGCGATCGATACTTTGGAACCGAGCCATCAACCATCGAAGATTAA
- the LOC132908653 gene encoding uridine-cytidine kinase-like 1 isoform X2 has translation MVQFSWAASRTFCNCLVLGICGGSASGKTTVATKIIESLDVPWVTLLSMDSFYKVLNEKQHDMAARNEYNFDHPDAFDFELLKTTLQRLKEGRMVEVPIYNFVTHRRESRTKTMYGANVIIFEGILTFYNVDVLKMCDMKVFVDTDADVRLARRLRRDISQRGRDLEGVLKQYSTMVQPAFYYYIAPFMVHADIIVPRGGDNEVAIELIVQHVHTQLQLRGFKLREKLAHSYIGQPLPSSLYLLPDTPQIKGLHTFIRNKETYRDEFIFYSKRLIRLVIEYALSLLPFEDVRVETPQGVLYHGKRAATDKICGVSILRAGETMEQAVRDVCKDIRIGKILIQTNQQTGEPELYYLRLPKDIKDYKVILMDATVATGAAAIMAIRVLLDHDVAEENVLLVSLLMAESGVHSIAYAFPRVKIVTSALDPVINEKFYVLPGIGNFGDRYFGTEPSTIED, from the exons ATGGTACAATTCAGCTGGGCAGCAAGTAGAACCTTTTGTAATTG TCTTGTTTTAGGTATTTGTGGGGGCAGTGCGTCTGGAAAAACCACAGTTGCGACAAAAATTATAGAATCTCTAGATGTACCTTGGGTAACACTTCTTAGCATGGATTCATTTTACAAA gttttaaatgaaaaacaacACGACATGGCTGCGCGGAACGAGTACAATTTCGATCATCCCGACGCGTTCGATTTTGAGTTACTTAAAACAACGCTACAGCGTTTAAAGGAAGGTAGAATGGTGGAAGTTCCTAtctataattttgtaacaCATCGCAGAGAAAGTAGAACT aaaacaatGTATGGTGCCAATGTGATTATATTTGAGGGAATATTGACGTTCTACAATGTCGACGTTCTGAAG ATGTGCGACATGAAGGTGTTTGTTGATACTGATGCTGATGTGAGGCTTGCTCGAAGATTACGTAGAGATATATCGCAAAGAGGCAGGGACTTGGAGGGTGTGCTAAAGCAATATAGTACTATGGTGCAACccgctttttattattatatagctCCATTCATGGTTCACGCGGATATTATCGTACCTCGTGGCGGAGATAACGAAGTCGCGATAGAACTCATTGTACAGCACGTACATACTCAGCTTCAACTG AGGGGTTTCAAACTCAGAGAAAAATTAGCTCATTCTTATATTGGTCAGCCATTGCCATCTTCTCTCTACCTGCTTCCAGATACACCACAGATAAAGGGTCTCCACACATTtataagaaacaaagaaacatacagagatgaatttatattttattccaaacGTCTAATACGTTTGGTTATCGAGTACGCGTTGTCTCTTCTACCTTTCGag GATGTAAGAGTAGAAACACCACAAGGAGTATTATATCACGGAAAACGCGCAGCTACGGATAAAATATGCGGTGTTTCCATTTTGCGTGCCGGTGAAACTATGGAACAAGCTGTTAGGGACGTATGCAAAGATATTAGAATAGGAAAGATACTTATACAAACCAACCAACAGACTGGAGAACCAGAG CTTTATTACCTTCGATTACCAAAAGATATCAAAGACTACAAAGTGATATTAATGGATGCAACAGTAGCAACGGGTGCAGCAGCCATTATGGCTATCAGAGTTTTATTGGATCATGATGTTGCTGAGGAGAACGTGTTGCTCGTATCTCTACTTATGGCAGAATCAGGAGTACACTCGATAGCTTACGCATTTCCACGCGTAAAAATTGTGACGTCTGCCTTAGATCCTGTGATAAATGAGAAGTTCTACGTATTGCCTGGTATCGGTAACTTTGGCGATCGATACTTTGGAACCGAGCCATCAACCATCGAAGATTAA